A genomic region of Podarcis raffonei isolate rPodRaf1 chromosome 13, rPodRaf1.pri, whole genome shotgun sequence contains the following coding sequences:
- the DLX4 gene encoding homeobox protein DLX-4, whose amino-acid sequence MMTMNSLAESLLGPPDPSKASFLDFGLGPPPPSPPLHHQQQQQQQQPGLAPPYSLQALQPPPHDGGGGGTFPPGAASYGRPLAYAPYPGAAGSSPHHAFYHHHHHHHGASYSPYQQTSSALGHGTRLEETDLEKSTIIENGEIRINGKGKKIRKPRTIYSSLQLQALNQRFQQTQYLALPERAELAAQLGLTQTQVKIWFQNKRSKFKKIMKQGSSIQDDHLHSSSSLSPCSPNIPPLWDIPMACKGPPLPPSSYINSFGPWYHQPQHQDAMGRPPVM is encoded by the exons ATGATGACGATGAACTCTCTGGCCGAGAGCTTGCTGGGCCCTCCGGACCCGTCCAAGGCGTCCTTCCTGGACTTCGGGCTCGGCCCCCCACCTCCCTCTCCGCCTCTCCAtcaccagcaacagcagcagcagcagcaacccggCTTGGCGCCCCCTTACTCTCTGCAAgcgctgcagccgccgccgcacGACGGTGGTGGGGGCGGCACCTTCCCCCCCGGCGCAGCCTCGTACGGCAGACCCCTGGCTTACGCCCCCTACCCCGGGGCAGCCGGCAGCAGCCCCCACCACGctttctaccaccaccaccatcaccaccacggCGCCTCGTACTCGCCTTACCAGCAGACCTCCAGCGCCCTGGGACACGGGACGAGGCTGGAGGAGACGG ACCTTGAGAAATCGACCATCATTGAGAACGGCGAAATCCGCATCAACGGCAAAGGCAAGAAGATCCGCAAGCCGCGCACAATCTACTCGAGTCTCCAGCTCCAGGCCCTCAACCAGCGCTTCCAGCAAACCCAGTACCTGGCGTTACCCGAGCGAGCAGAACTAGCAGCGCAGCTGGGCTTGACCCAAACCCAG GTGAAGATCTGGTTCCAGAACAAGCGTTCCAAGTTCAAAAAGATTATGAAGCAGGGTTCCAGCATCCAAGATGACCACCTCCACAGTTCCTCATCCTTGTCCCCTTGCTCCCCCAACATCCCCCCACTCTGGGACATACCCATGGCCTGCAAAGgccctccccttcctcccagcAGCTACATCAACAGTTTTGGACCTTGGTACCATCAACCGCAGCACCAAGACGCCATGGGGAGGCCTCCGGTGATGTGA